One window of Cryptobacterium curtum DSM 15641 genomic DNA carries:
- a CDS encoding TetR/AcrR family transcriptional regulator, with protein sequence MMEKARETTARRRILASALHEFRAHGFEAASLRTIADRAGVTTGAIYGYFPSKLDLFDAVVKPAGDTLAFLFEHAQEEFCALSAEEQDFPHMLTFAHDVLERLVAILYDNRQVFLVIFKNAAGTPWNNYAQRFVEVEIKGTVQYMESQALQSDASFNKVSEPLMRVLAESYFRDLFTLFCLDSCRESALENMRQLINFYHRGYEALLLGKYDKAVSGTSIQSNQLEVSGNY encoded by the coding sequence ATGATGGAAAAAGCACGAGAGACAACAGCACGCAGGCGCATACTCGCTTCAGCGCTTCATGAATTTCGCGCTCATGGGTTTGAAGCGGCATCGCTGCGTACCATCGCCGATAGGGCGGGTGTAACCACCGGTGCGATATATGGTTACTTTCCGAGTAAGCTCGACCTATTTGATGCGGTCGTAAAACCAGCTGGCGATACCTTGGCTTTCCTTTTTGAGCACGCTCAAGAGGAATTTTGTGCTCTGTCTGCTGAAGAGCAGGATTTTCCCCATATGCTTACGTTTGCGCACGACGTTCTTGAACGTCTTGTTGCAATACTCTATGACAATCGGCAAGTATTTCTTGTTATCTTTAAGAATGCAGCTGGCACACCTTGGAACAATTACGCGCAACGATTTGTTGAAGTGGAAATAAAGGGTACCGTGCAATATATGGAGTCTCAGGCGCTTCAGTCCGATGCTTCGTTTAACAAGGTATCTGAACCACTTATGCGTGTGCTTGCCGAATCGTATTTCCGTGATCTTTTTACCCTGTTTTGTCTTGATTCGTGCCGTGAAAGCGCCTTAGAGAATATGCGCCAACTCATCAATTTTTATCATCGTGGATATGAAGCGCTGTTGCTGGGCAAATACGATAAAGCGGTGAGTGGTACAAGTATCCAGAGTAACCAGCTAGAAGTCAGTGGGAACTATTAA